One part of the Vitis riparia cultivar Riparia Gloire de Montpellier isolate 1030 chromosome 8, EGFV_Vit.rip_1.0, whole genome shotgun sequence genome encodes these proteins:
- the LOC117920655 gene encoding ctenidin-3-like — translation MNSVVVAMIAVWCSVAVVAVVVGLLCRARGYNGRPGRLSGGHGGMGGGVVDVGGGGGDFGGGVVDVGGGGGGCDGGAGAGGGGCGGGGGGGGGAGAC, via the coding sequence ATGAACTCGGTGGTTGTTGCTATGATCGCTGTTTGGTGTTCGGTAGCCGTTGTGGCTGTGGTAGTAGGTCTTCTATGCAGGGCGCGAGGTTATAATGGCAGACCTGGCCGTCTGTCCGGTGGCCATGGGGGTATGGGCGGAGGGGTTGTCGACGTTGGTGGTGGAGGAGGAGATTTTGGAGGTGGGGTAGTCGACGTTGGTGGTGGAGGAGGAGGTTGTGACGGTGGCGCTGGCGCTGGCGGAGGAGGctgtggtggtggaggtggaggtggaggtggcgCTGGCGCTTGCTGA